From Sediminibacterium sp. TEGAF015, a single genomic window includes:
- a CDS encoding OsmC family protein, producing MTSQIIYTSDLRTTATHLQSGSAIETDAPTDNKGKGERFSPTDLVATALASCMITTMGIKAQTMDNIILDGTKADVTKVMYPDPRRIGKIVIHIQFPESLQNLSDKEKTILENTARTCPVERSLHPDLELDLTFSW from the coding sequence ATGACTTCACAAATTATTTATACCAGCGACTTAAGAACCACTGCTACCCATTTACAAAGCGGATCTGCAATTGAAACCGATGCACCTACCGACAACAAGGGAAAAGGGGAAAGGTTTTCCCCCACCGATTTAGTGGCAACTGCACTGGCTTCCTGTATGATTACCACCATGGGCATCAAAGCCCAGACCATGGACAATATTATACTGGACGGAACAAAGGCAGATGTTACCAAAGTAATGTATCCGGATCCTCGCCGTATTGGCAAAATCGTCATACATATTCAATTTCCTGAATCCTTACAAAACCTGAGCGATAAGGAAAAAACCATTTTGGAAAACACCGCCAGAACCTGTCCGGTAGAAAGGTCATTACATCCCGATCTGGAACTGGATCTAACATTCAGCTGGTAG
- the lipA gene encoding lipoyl synthase has product MQELPVVPKIPQDTVVSSDTPLKKPNWLRVKLPIGESYKHVRGLVDTHKLHTICESGNCPNMGECWGEGTATFMILGNICTRSCGFCAVATGRPLAVDFDEPQRVAEAIHLMKVKHAVITSVDRDELKDGGSIIWYNTIKAVKALNPDTTLETLIPDFRGFKDQIQRIIDAAPEVVSHNMETVERITRQVRIQAKYRRSLEVLETLKKGGMRTKTGIMLGLGETKEEVVQTMKDLVEVGTDVITLGQYLQPTKKHLPVQRFVHPDEFAELREIGYSIGFDYVESGPLVRSSYHSEKHVIPGYGKNKWLMEKAVHA; this is encoded by the coding sequence ATGCAAGAATTACCTGTTGTACCCAAAATACCTCAAGATACTGTTGTATCCAGCGATACACCCTTAAAAAAGCCCAACTGGCTTAGGGTTAAACTGCCTATTGGGGAGAGTTATAAGCACGTTAGAGGCCTGGTAGATACGCATAAACTACATACCATCTGTGAAAGTGGTAATTGCCCGAATATGGGGGAGTGCTGGGGCGAAGGAACCGCTACTTTCATGATTCTTGGTAATATCTGTACCCGTAGCTGCGGATTCTGTGCGGTTGCCACAGGAAGACCCCTGGCTGTTGATTTTGATGAGCCACAGCGTGTAGCAGAAGCCATTCACTTAATGAAAGTGAAGCATGCGGTTATTACCAGTGTAGATAGAGATGAATTGAAAGACGGTGGATCCATTATCTGGTACAATACCATTAAAGCAGTAAAAGCGTTAAATCCGGATACAACACTGGAAACCCTGATCCCTGATTTCAGAGGATTCAAAGATCAGATTCAGCGTATTATTGATGCTGCCCCGGAAGTGGTTAGCCACAATATGGAAACAGTGGAAAGAATAACCCGTCAGGTTAGAATCCAGGCCAAGTACAGAAGAAGTCTGGAAGTGCTGGAGACATTGAAAAAAGGGGGTATGAGAACAAAGACCGGTATCATGCTGGGGCTGGGTGAAACCAAGGAAGAAGTGGTGCAAACTATGAAAGACCTGGTGGAAGTGGGTACGGATGTTATTACTCTTGGCCAGTATTTGCAGCCTACTAAAAAGCATCTTCCGGTACAGCGTTTTGTTCATCCGGATGAATTTGCTGAATTACGTGAAATTGGTTATAGTATCGGGTTTGATTATGTTGAAAGCGGCCCGCTTGTGCGATCATCTTATCATAGTGAAAAGCACGTAATTCCCGGATACGGAAAGAACAAATGGCTAATGGAAAAAGCCGTTCATGCTTAG